In the Mycolicibacterium thermoresistibile genome, one interval contains:
- a CDS encoding carboxymuconolactone decarboxylase family protein has translation MSRIGTADDDVAGWVTKSPELGGALAHFSNAVYTRGRLPLRVRELARIVIAQANECTVCLNTRDSTGPEAGVNEELYAHAHEWRTWPGYSAAERIAAEFAHRFATDHTGLRDDEDFWARCAEHFDAELLTDLALSCAMWLGMGRMLRTLDIGQACKLTL, from the coding sequence ATGAGCCGGATCGGAACCGCCGACGACGATGTCGCCGGGTGGGTGACGAAGTCACCGGAACTCGGCGGTGCGTTGGCGCACTTCAGCAACGCCGTCTACACCCGGGGCCGGCTGCCGCTGCGGGTGCGTGAGCTGGCCCGAATCGTGATCGCACAGGCCAACGAGTGCACGGTGTGCCTGAACACCCGGGATTCAACCGGCCCGGAAGCCGGTGTAAACGAGGAGCTCTACGCCCACGCCCATGAGTGGCGGACCTGGCCCGGTTACTCCGCGGCGGAACGCATCGCCGCGGAGTTCGCGCACCGGTTCGCCACCGACCACACCGGGCTCCGTGACGACGAGGACTTCTGGGCGCGGTGCGCCGAGCATTTCGACGCCGAGTTGCTGACCGACCTGGCGCTGTCGTGTGCGATGTGGTTGGGCATGGGCCGGATGCTGCGCACCCTCGACATCGGGCAGGCCTGCAAACTCACCCTGTAG
- a CDS encoding TetR/AcrR family transcriptional regulator → MPGSGARSPGRPRDPALDDAIRAAARDVVVEHGYDATTLALIADRAGVSVPTIYRRWQHKHELIEEAVLHLDTFELPEPTGDLEADLGTWVRLFLTVAMEPAARAAVPGLMSAYSRNPDDYRRLMTRGELPVRAAIAAMLERAKAAGQAAPDCDPDAVFELIRGATFLRALTHSDEDAEAFCTRITEAVLRAVRS, encoded by the coding sequence ATGCCCGGCAGCGGCGCACGCTCTCCCGGGCGGCCGCGCGACCCGGCGCTCGACGACGCCATCCGCGCGGCCGCGCGGGACGTCGTGGTCGAACACGGCTATGACGCCACCACATTGGCGTTGATCGCCGATCGCGCCGGGGTCAGCGTGCCCACCATCTACCGTCGATGGCAGCACAAGCACGAGCTCATCGAAGAGGCCGTCCTGCATCTGGACACCTTCGAACTGCCCGAGCCCACCGGAGATCTGGAGGCCGATCTGGGCACCTGGGTGCGACTGTTCCTGACTGTCGCGATGGAGCCGGCGGCCCGGGCGGCGGTGCCGGGGCTGATGTCGGCCTACAGCCGCAACCCCGACGACTACCGGCGGCTGATGACCCGCGGTGAACTGCCGGTGCGCGCCGCCATCGCCGCGATGCTCGAACGGGCGAAAGCCGCCGGGCAGGCCGCACCCGACTGCGATCCGGACGCGGTGTTCGAGCTGATCCGGGGCGCGACGTTCCTGCGCGCGCTGACCCACTCCGACGAGGACGCGGAGGCGTTCTGCACCCGGATCACCGAGGCGGTGCTGCGCGCAGTCCGGTCCTGA
- the bfr gene encoding bacterioferritin has product MQGDPEILKLLNEQLTSELTAINQYFLHSKMQESWGFTELAEITRRESFDEMNHAEEITDRILLLDGLPNYQRLFSLRVGQNVREQFEADLALEYEVVARLRPGIIMCREKEDATTANLFEKILADEEEHIDYLETQLELMDKLGEELYLAQCVARAPKNTSADG; this is encoded by the coding sequence ATGCAAGGCGATCCCGAAATTCTCAAACTGCTCAATGAGCAATTGACCAGCGAACTGACCGCCATTAATCAGTACTTCTTGCATTCGAAAATGCAGGAGAGTTGGGGTTTCACCGAATTAGCGGAAATCACCCGTCGGGAATCCTTCGACGAAATGAACCACGCCGAAGAGATCACCGACCGAATTCTGCTCCTCGACGGGTTGCCGAATTACCAGCGGCTGTTTTCGCTCCGCGTCGGTCAGAACGTCCGCGAGCAGTTCGAGGCCGACCTCGCCCTCGAGTACGAGGTGGTGGCGCGGCTCCGGCCGGGCATCATCATGTGCCGGGAGAAGGAAGACGCCACCACCGCGAACCTGTTCGAGAAGATCCTCGCCGACGAGGAGGAGCACATCGACTACCTGGAGACCCAGCTGGAGCTGATGGACAAGCTGGGTGAGGAACTGTATCTGGCCCAGTGCGTCGCCCGCGCACCGAAGAACACGTCGGCCGACGGCTGA
- a CDS encoding phosphotransferase family protein has protein sequence MATPGTEDIRPTEAELPARLEPVIHRRLPDTAGTRITNWRAAERGMSTETFLFDLQRDGPDGPVTVRRLVFRRPPAVSLFPDYDLLRQVLVMNRLRDTEVPVPTVCWLDRDGMELGTPYYVMEQIPTIGSPGDFPSYHCAGMYFDATSQQRTTMWTGCVRAMADVHTLDWRALRLDALLMPDRGRHPLEQVVDYYTDALHWASDGDPRPELAAAAEWLRRHLYEPEHLALCWGDSRLSNILYGEDFAVNAVVDWEIAYIGDHEADLAWFLFIDWAFSEYEGTPRLPGTPGRDETIELYQRLSGLPVRNLRYNELLAVLALSVPVTRLETKLRSDGLLAEGFDLLGFCVERARQLLG, from the coding sequence ATGGCTACGCCGGGTACTGAGGACATCCGGCCCACCGAGGCGGAACTGCCCGCTCGGCTGGAACCGGTCATTCACCGACGGCTGCCGGACACGGCCGGAACACGCATCACGAACTGGCGGGCGGCCGAACGGGGAATGTCCACCGAGACGTTCCTGTTCGACCTGCAGCGCGACGGCCCGGACGGCCCGGTCACGGTGCGGCGGCTGGTGTTCCGCCGGCCGCCCGCGGTCAGTCTGTTCCCCGACTACGATCTGCTGCGCCAGGTGCTGGTGATGAACCGGCTGCGCGACACCGAGGTTCCGGTGCCCACGGTGTGCTGGCTCGACCGCGACGGCATGGAGCTGGGCACGCCGTACTATGTGATGGAGCAGATCCCGACGATCGGCAGCCCCGGGGATTTCCCGTCGTATCACTGCGCGGGGATGTACTTCGACGCGACCTCGCAGCAGCGCACCACGATGTGGACCGGCTGCGTTCGGGCGATGGCCGATGTGCACACCCTGGATTGGCGGGCGCTGCGGCTGGACGCGCTGCTCATGCCGGACCGGGGGCGCCACCCGCTGGAGCAGGTTGTCGACTATTACACCGACGCGCTGCACTGGGCCTCCGACGGCGACCCGCGCCCGGAACTGGCCGCCGCCGCCGAGTGGCTGCGCCGCCACCTCTACGAACCGGAACACCTCGCGCTGTGCTGGGGGGACAGCCGGTTGTCGAACATCCTGTACGGCGAGGATTTCGCGGTGAACGCGGTGGTCGACTGGGAGATCGCCTACATCGGCGACCACGAGGCGGACCTGGCGTGGTTCCTGTTCATCGACTGGGCGTTCTCGGAGTACGAGGGGACACCGCGGCTACCAGGCACGCCCGGCCGCGACGAGACGATCGAGCTCTACCAGCGGTTGAGCGGTCTACCGGTGCGGAACCTGCGCTACAACGAGCTGCTCGCCGTGCTGGCGTTGTCGGTGCCGGTCACCCGGTTGGAGACCAAACTGCGCAGCGATGGTCTGCTCGCCGAGGGATTCGATCTGCTGGGCTTCTGCGTGGAGCGGGCGCGTCAGCTGCTCGGCTGA
- a CDS encoding enoyl-CoA hydratase/isomerase family protein: MTVQISDVNKVRTLTLDRPEALNAFNEALYDATTVALRDADADPDVSVVLLTGAGRAFSAGNDLVEMQARITDPDFTPGEHGFPGLMKALLDLRKPLICAVNGVAVGIGTTILGYADLVFMADTARLKCPFTSLGVAPEAGSSYLLPQLMGRQNAAWLLMSSEWVDAEEAQRMGIAWRVCPVDELLAEARRHAELLASRPVASLMAVKHTMVEPIRADVEAAIAREYDQFAELLGGAANADALAEFTGRKK; encoded by the coding sequence GTGACAGTGCAGATCAGTGATGTCAACAAGGTCCGGACGCTGACCCTGGATCGTCCGGAGGCGCTCAACGCGTTCAACGAGGCGCTCTACGACGCCACCACCGTCGCTCTGCGCGACGCCGACGCGGATCCGGACGTGTCGGTCGTGCTGCTCACCGGCGCGGGCCGGGCGTTCAGCGCCGGCAACGACCTGGTGGAGATGCAGGCCCGGATCACCGACCCGGACTTCACCCCGGGTGAGCACGGTTTCCCGGGGTTGATGAAGGCGCTGCTGGATCTGCGCAAACCGTTGATCTGTGCGGTCAACGGGGTGGCGGTCGGGATCGGCACGACCATCCTGGGGTACGCGGATCTGGTGTTCATGGCCGACACCGCCCGGCTCAAATGCCCGTTCACCAGCCTGGGGGTGGCGCCGGAGGCCGGGTCGTCGTATCTGCTGCCGCAGTTGATGGGCCGGCAGAACGCGGCGTGGCTGCTGATGTCCTCGGAGTGGGTCGACGCCGAGGAGGCGCAGCGGATGGGGATCGCCTGGCGGGTGTGTCCGGTCGACGAACTGCTCGCCGAAGCCCGTCGGCACGCCGAACTGCTCGCCTCCCGTCCGGTCGCCAGTCTGATGGCCGTCAAGCACACGATGGTCGAGCCGATCCGCGCCGACGTGGAGGCGGCGATCGCCCGAGAGTACGACCAGTTCGCCGAACTGCTCGGCGGTGCGGCCAACGCCGACGCGCTCGCCGAGTTCACCGGCCGCAAGAAGTGA